In Caballeronia sp. Lep1P3, a single genomic region encodes these proteins:
- a CDS encoding FAD-binding oxidoreductase translates to MASQVVIVGGGVIGSSVAYFLRASDPSVQVTVIERDPTYARSSSALSAASIRQQFSTPLSVRMSLFGIEFLRSIGERLEVNGERPSIDLHEGGYLFLATAPGEATLRENHAMQRELGAHIALLDRTALQARFTWLNADDLAAGAFGESGEGWFDGYGLVQALRRKAQALGARYVAADVVGIDREGRRATRVRASNGEAYSCDIVVNAAGAWSRSVAAMLGIDLPVHARRRSIFNVSSPAKLDGCPLLIDPTGVYFRPEGRTYICGTSPTADNDPDDLQLDEVDHALFDEVIWPTLAHRVPQFEALRVEQCWSGYYEYNVLDQNAIIGAHPDIDNCIFASGFSGHGLQHGPATGRGVSELILQGRYTTLDLSPLGWARVIEGQPIVEKNVV, encoded by the coding sequence GTGGCTTCACAAGTGGTGATCGTGGGTGGCGGGGTGATCGGCAGTTCGGTCGCGTACTTTTTGCGGGCGTCGGACCCGAGCGTGCAGGTAACGGTGATCGAGCGCGATCCGACTTACGCGCGCTCGTCGTCGGCCTTGTCGGCGGCTTCCATTCGGCAACAGTTTTCCACTCCGCTTTCCGTGCGGATGTCGCTTTTCGGAATCGAGTTCCTGCGTTCTATCGGCGAGCGACTGGAAGTGAACGGTGAGCGGCCGTCCATCGATCTTCACGAGGGCGGCTATCTCTTTCTCGCGACGGCTCCGGGCGAGGCGACGTTGCGCGAGAACCACGCGATGCAGCGCGAACTCGGCGCCCACATCGCGCTGCTCGACCGCACGGCGCTGCAAGCACGCTTCACCTGGCTCAATGCCGATGATCTCGCGGCCGGCGCATTCGGAGAAAGCGGCGAAGGCTGGTTCGACGGATACGGGCTCGTGCAGGCATTGCGTCGCAAGGCGCAGGCACTCGGTGCGCGCTATGTCGCCGCGGACGTCGTGGGCATCGATCGCGAAGGAAGGCGCGCGACGCGCGTGCGTGCGTCGAACGGCGAGGCGTATTCATGCGACATCGTCGTCAATGCGGCGGGCGCGTGGTCGCGCTCCGTCGCGGCCATGCTCGGCATCGACCTTCCCGTGCATGCGCGGCGCCGCAGCATTTTCAACGTGTCGTCGCCAGCGAAGCTCGATGGCTGTCCGCTTCTCATCGATCCGACCGGCGTCTATTTCCGCCCCGAAGGGCGCACGTACATCTGCGGCACGTCGCCGACCGCCGATAACGATCCGGACGATCTCCAGCTCGACGAAGTGGATCACGCGCTTTTCGACGAAGTCATCTGGCCGACGCTCGCGCATCGCGTGCCGCAATTCGAGGCCTTACGCGTGGAGCAGTGCTGGTCTGGGTATTATGAATACAACGTGCTGGATCAGAACGCGATCATCGGCGCGCATCCGGATATCGACAATTGCATCTTCGCAAGCGGCTTTAGCGGACACGGCCTTCAGCACGGTCCGGCGACGGGGCGCGGCGTGAGCGAACTTATTCTGCAAGGACGATACACGACGCTCGATCTTTCACCGCTCGGATGGGCGCGCGTAATAGAGGGACAACCGATCGTCGAGAAAAACGTCGTATGA
- a CDS encoding PaaI family thioesterase, translated as MEHAKLPNLALDNPFLEALGATLTEWRSGYAEFTMPIHAGHLNRQRILQGGAIATLLDAACGYTGLFATDATPIHGFTLSLTVNYLDRGIGDKVVAKGFLERKGRSVYFARGEAWVDGRVMIASAQGTFKYAR; from the coding sequence ATGGAGCATGCAAAGTTGCCGAACCTGGCTCTCGACAATCCTTTCCTCGAAGCGCTCGGCGCGACGCTCACGGAATGGCGTTCCGGTTACGCTGAATTCACGATGCCGATCCATGCGGGACATCTGAACCGCCAGCGCATTCTTCAGGGCGGCGCCATCGCGACGCTGCTCGACGCGGCGTGCGGCTATACAGGTCTCTTCGCGACCGACGCGACGCCCATCCACGGCTTCACGCTCTCGCTCACGGTGAACTATCTGGATCGTGGCATCGGCGACAAGGTCGTCGCCAAAGGCTTCCTCGAACGCAAAGGACGCTCCGTGTATTTCGCGCGCGGCGAGGCGTGGGTCGATGGTCGCGTGATGATCGCGAGCGCGCAGGGCACGTTCAAGTACGCGCGCTGA
- a CDS encoding LysR family transcriptional regulator, giving the protein MAPRNLLRRLDLTTLQLFLAVFEEGTLTRASEREAIAVSAASKRLLELEQAVGAALFERKARGMELTPAGETLLHHARRVLRDVENIGIELAEHASGVRGYVRMMANLSAIVEFLPEDLRAFLSMHAQIKIDLEERPSGGIVQGVLDSLVDLGICSGDADTRGLESTHYRHDRLVIVTPGDHPLATRESVAFAQTLDFDHVGLHSASSINARTHLAARQASKPLRLRIHVPGFDAVCRMVQAGMGVGVLPLAVFEAMGRQLGLAAVTLDEEWAARSLIIVAREVAALSPVSRLLFDHLRSIEAAQP; this is encoded by the coding sequence ATGGCGCCGAGGAACCTGCTGCGACGGCTCGATCTCACGACGCTCCAACTCTTTCTCGCGGTTTTCGAGGAAGGCACGCTCACGCGCGCGTCGGAGCGCGAAGCTATCGCGGTGTCAGCCGCGAGCAAGCGGCTGCTCGAACTGGAGCAGGCGGTGGGCGCGGCGCTCTTCGAGCGCAAGGCGCGCGGCATGGAACTCACGCCTGCGGGCGAAACGCTTCTGCATCACGCGCGCCGTGTCCTGCGCGATGTCGAAAACATCGGCATCGAACTGGCGGAACATGCGAGCGGCGTGCGCGGCTACGTGCGGATGATGGCGAACCTTTCGGCCATCGTCGAATTCCTGCCGGAAGACTTGCGCGCGTTTCTCTCGATGCACGCGCAGATCAAGATCGACCTCGAAGAGCGGCCGAGCGGCGGCATCGTGCAGGGCGTGCTCGACAGCCTCGTCGATCTCGGCATTTGCTCGGGCGACGCGGACACGCGCGGCCTCGAAAGCACGCATTATCGGCATGACCGGCTCGTTATCGTGACGCCCGGCGATCATCCGCTCGCTACGCGGGAAAGCGTCGCGTTCGCGCAAACTCTCGACTTCGATCACGTCGGCCTGCATTCGGCGAGTTCGATCAACGCGCGCACGCATCTCGCCGCGCGACAGGCCAGCAAGCCGCTGCGGCTGCGCATTCACGTACCGGGTTTCGATGCCGTCTGCCGCATGGTGCAGGCGGGCATGGGCGTCGGCGTGCTGCCGCTCGCGGTGTTCGAAGCGATGGGCCGGCAACTCGGCCTTGCGGCCGTCACGCTCGACGAAGAATGGGCCGCGCGCAGTCTCATCATCGTGGCGCGCGAAGTGGCGGCCTTGTCGCCGGTGAGCAGGCTGCTGTTCGATCATCTTCGGTCGATAGAAGCGGCGCAGCCCTGA